A DNA window from Methylobacterium sp. NMS14P contains the following coding sequences:
- a CDS encoding ketoacyl-ACP synthase III, translated as MAELRFRNAGLAGLVTTVGGRALAFDAEAADLGMAPEEAERLKRAMGFITRHVVVRVDTTTADLCLHSARHLLDGLGLRPEDLDGLILVTQTPDYSSPSTAISMQHRLGMRTDTLCFDMRLGCSGFVYGLSVAYSLVESGLRRILLCVGDVASRMVARDDRAITPIMGDAGAAVLVERRATESVFQLHSDGSGEKALFIPHSGLRADPEDRDKPASMHMDGAQVFNFTLKRVPALITDILSAADWRPEEPDFYVLHQPNKYILKNLQRRLGLDDSKLPSGTQSVYGNQNSASIPGTISGFLAEDFTHRPLRAVLAGFGVGLSWGACAVTMDGLYAPPVLKFEGSAS; from the coding sequence GTGGCTGAGCTGCGCTTCCGGAATGCCGGCCTCGCCGGACTGGTCACCACGGTCGGCGGCCGCGCGCTCGCCTTCGATGCGGAAGCCGCCGATCTCGGGATGGCGCCCGAGGAGGCCGAGCGGCTCAAGCGCGCGATGGGCTTCATCACGCGCCACGTGGTCGTCCGCGTCGACACCACGACGGCCGACCTGTGCCTGCACTCGGCCCGGCATCTCCTCGACGGCCTCGGCCTGCGGCCGGAGGATCTCGACGGGCTGATCCTGGTCACCCAGACACCGGATTACAGCTCGCCCTCAACCGCGATCTCGATGCAGCACCGGCTCGGGATGCGCACCGACACGCTCTGCTTCGACATGCGGCTGGGCTGCAGCGGCTTCGTGTACGGGCTCTCGGTGGCATACAGCCTCGTGGAATCGGGACTGCGGCGGATCCTGCTCTGCGTCGGCGACGTGGCGAGCCGGATGGTCGCCCGGGACGACCGGGCGATCACCCCGATCATGGGCGATGCCGGCGCCGCCGTGCTGGTCGAGCGGCGCGCGACCGAGAGCGTGTTCCAGCTCCACAGCGACGGCTCCGGCGAGAAGGCCCTGTTCATCCCGCACAGCGGCCTACGCGCGGATCCCGAGGACCGGGACAAGCCCGCCTCCATGCACATGGACGGCGCGCAGGTGTTCAACTTCACGCTGAAGCGCGTGCCGGCGCTGATCACCGACATCCTGTCGGCCGCCGACTGGCGGCCGGAGGAGCCGGACTTCTACGTGCTGCACCAGCCGAACAAGTACATTCTCAAGAACCTGCAGCGGCGGCTCGGCCTGGACGACAGCAAGCTTCCCTCGGGCACGCAATCCGTCTACGGGAACCAGAATTCGGCCTCGATCCCGGGCACGATCTCGGGATTCCTGGCGGAGGATTTCACGCACCGGCCGCTGCGCGCGGTGCTGGCCGGGTTCGGCGTGGGCCTGAGCTGGGGTGCGTGCGCGGTCACAATGGACGGGCTCTACGCACCGCCCGTCCTGAAGTTCGAGGGGAGTGCGTCATGA
- a CDS encoding ABC transporter permease, translating to MPALPPVQGQKSPIESYLHVLHALILRDMRTRFGASLWGYGVVVLWPCVHVFMLIAIYTFQKLAAPLGDNRALFFATGAVPVLVFQYISREVMKAVIMNRPLTYYPQVKLFDVILARILVEIVTGFLALLVVCSILVVIGTNPIPADPFTAMCGYLAAIVLGIGIGTINVAIIGFFPGWLIGYALFSIILYVSSGVMFLPSYMPDKVYYWMKYNPAMQLAEWVRSAYYPYAGIQVDYLYIIMFGLTCASIGLLLVKHVVSKLQA from the coding sequence ATGCCCGCCCTCCCGCCGGTCCAGGGACAGAAGAGCCCGATCGAGTCCTATCTGCATGTGCTTCATGCGTTGATCCTGCGGGACATGCGCACCCGCTTCGGAGCGTCTCTCTGGGGCTACGGCGTGGTCGTTCTCTGGCCCTGCGTGCACGTCTTCATGCTGATTGCGATCTACACTTTCCAGAAGTTGGCGGCGCCTCTCGGCGACAACAGGGCTCTTTTCTTCGCAACGGGTGCGGTTCCAGTTCTGGTCTTCCAGTACATTTCGCGCGAGGTCATGAAGGCGGTGATCATGAACCGGCCGCTGACCTATTACCCGCAGGTCAAGCTGTTCGACGTGATCCTGGCCCGCATCCTCGTGGAGATCGTGACCGGCTTCCTCGCGTTGCTGGTCGTCTGCTCCATCCTGGTTGTCATTGGGACCAATCCGATTCCAGCGGACCCATTCACGGCTATGTGCGGCTACCTTGCCGCGATCGTACTTGGCATCGGGATTGGAACAATCAACGTGGCGATCATCGGCTTTTTCCCAGGCTGGCTGATCGGCTACGCACTTTTCAGCATCATCCTGTATGTATCGAGCGGAGTCATGTTCCTCCCAAGCTACATGCCCGACAAAGTATACTACTGGATGAAGTACAATCCAGCCATGCAGCTGGCTGAGTGGGTAAGGTCCGCCTACTATCCCTACGCAGGCATTCAGGTAGATTATCTTTACATCATCATGTTCGGCCTGACCTGCGCCAGCATCGGCCTTCTGCTGGTCAAGCATGTCGTCAGCAAGCTTCAAGCTTGA
- a CDS encoding SDR family NAD(P)-dependent oxidoreductase: protein MNGSGSDEAAATTRTWTEAHQAAFARATGDVNPMHMDARMARRTLAGERAVHGVHAALWALDACADAHPLDRLATLQMRFERFVLVGDRTVLTVHEADTRQLRLSLAVDGVRTLTIQATFAADRAPAQAVEAAPTAIPAEPVARDPAALPGLAGAFALPDPAAIAALAPRLARALGPGRVAALGGLSTLVGMFVPGLHSILSKIDVTVTEGGTGLSLGYAVKRFQPMLQSVTLDAVGPGLVARVEGFVRPRPVEQESLRELAALVEPGAFAAVSALIVGGSRGLGAATAKLIAAGGGAVCITYASGADEAETIAREIRDAGERCQVLRYDAAEPTAPQLAALAMRPSQLYHFATPRIFRQKRAPFEPACLDEMMRVYNTAFYELSQFCLERGDALAAFYPSTSAIDEAPRDTLEYVMAKIAGETLAATLARTLPNLRTVIERLPRVKTDQTATIFPVPAAAPSALMLPIIRRMSAAA, encoded by the coding sequence ATGAACGGATCCGGTTCGGACGAGGCCGCCGCTACGACGCGGACCTGGACCGAGGCCCATCAGGCCGCCTTCGCGCGGGCGACCGGCGACGTGAACCCGATGCACATGGACGCGCGGATGGCCCGGCGGACGCTCGCCGGCGAGCGCGCCGTCCACGGTGTCCACGCCGCCCTCTGGGCCCTCGATGCCTGCGCGGACGCCCATCCCCTCGACCGGCTCGCGACGCTCCAGATGCGGTTCGAGCGATTCGTGCTGGTCGGGGACCGCACCGTCCTGACGGTCCACGAGGCGGACACGCGGCAGCTGCGCCTGTCCCTGGCGGTGGATGGCGTCCGCACTCTGACGATCCAGGCGACCTTCGCGGCGGACCGGGCCCCGGCCCAAGCGGTCGAGGCGGCGCCGACCGCGATCCCCGCGGAGCCGGTCGCCCGCGATCCGGCGGCGCTGCCGGGCCTCGCCGGCGCCTTCGCGCTGCCGGACCCGGCGGCGATCGCCGCGCTGGCGCCGCGCCTCGCCCGCGCCCTCGGCCCGGGCCGGGTTGCGGCCCTGGGGGGTCTCTCGACACTCGTCGGCATGTTCGTGCCCGGCCTCCACTCGATCCTCTCGAAGATCGACGTGACCGTCACAGAGGGCGGAACCGGCTTGAGCCTCGGCTACGCCGTGAAGCGGTTCCAGCCGATGCTGCAATCGGTGACGCTGGACGCCGTCGGCCCCGGCCTCGTCGCCCGGGTCGAAGGCTTCGTCCGCCCGCGGCCGGTGGAGCAGGAGAGCCTGCGGGAACTCGCGGCGCTGGTGGAGCCGGGCGCCTTCGCGGCGGTGTCCGCGCTGATCGTCGGCGGGTCGCGGGGCCTCGGCGCCGCGACCGCCAAGCTGATCGCCGCGGGGGGCGGGGCGGTCTGCATCACCTACGCGTCCGGCGCCGACGAGGCGGAGACGATCGCCCGGGAGATCCGCGACGCCGGCGAGCGCTGCCAGGTCCTCCGCTACGACGCAGCCGAGCCGACCGCGCCGCAGCTGGCGGCGCTGGCGATGCGCCCGTCGCAGCTCTACCATTTCGCGACGCCCCGCATCTTCCGCCAGAAGCGCGCCCCCTTCGAGCCGGCCTGCTTGGACGAGATGATGCGCGTCTACAACACCGCCTTCTACGAGCTGAGCCAGTTCTGCCTGGAGCGCGGCGACGCCCTGGCGGCCTTCTACCCGTCGACCAGCGCCATCGACGAGGCGCCCCGCGACACCCTGGAATACGTGATGGCCAAGATCGCTGGCGAGACGCTCGCCGCGACCCTGGCGCGCACGCTCCCGAACCTGCGGACCGTGATCGAGCGGCTGCCCCGGGTGAAGACGGACCAGACCGCCACGATCTTCCCCGTGCCGGCCGCCGCGCCGAGCGCGCTGATGCTGCCGATCATCCGGCGGATGTCGGCGGCCGCCTGA
- a CDS encoding PglD-related sugar-binding protein, which yields MTGGGKNLALIGGGGFSKEIAEVAQLCGYTIASTYSTAPQVAVGRYRGYLDDLLVDRAEYDGVALAVGGVSRAAIQARAEIIAWLDRHALPCPPLVSPHAIVSQGVALGAGAFVAHGVIVNLDARLGRFSVLNTGAIIGHDAEIGDNTTISPAAFIGGRCTIGGYSLVGPLAKVLQGLKVGERAMIGVGCTVLRSVADGATIWPKPDNPLAASDQA from the coding sequence GTGACGGGCGGCGGCAAGAACCTGGCGCTGATCGGCGGCGGCGGCTTCTCGAAGGAAATTGCCGAGGTCGCCCAGTTGTGCGGCTACACCATCGCGTCGACCTACTCGACCGCCCCACAGGTCGCCGTCGGCCGGTATCGCGGCTACCTCGACGACTTGCTGGTCGATCGCGCGGAATACGACGGTGTGGCGCTGGCCGTGGGTGGCGTGAGCCGGGCCGCGATCCAGGCGCGGGCAGAGATCATCGCGTGGCTGGACCGCCACGCCCTGCCCTGCCCACCCCTCGTCTCGCCGCACGCGATCGTCAGCCAAGGCGTCGCGCTGGGCGCAGGCGCCTTCGTCGCTCATGGCGTGATCGTCAACCTCGATGCGCGATTGGGTAGGTTCTCCGTGCTGAATACCGGCGCCATCATCGGCCACGATGCGGAGATCGGGGACAACACTACGATTTCGCCGGCCGCCTTCATCGGTGGTCGCTGTACGATCGGCGGCTACAGCTTGGTCGGCCCCCTGGCCAAGGTGCTGCAGGGCCTGAAGGTTGGAGAGCGGGCCATGATCGGTGTCGGATGCACCGTGCTGCGCTCCGTGGCGGACGGAGCTACGATTTGGCCCAAGCCCGACAATCCGTTGGCGGCATCAGACCAAGCATGA
- a CDS encoding acyltransferase, whose amino-acid sequence MSDKDMHIVIESNCRFDVGEDVRLSMANIYIGPGSVLRIGDRTGFTGLVHLNPVEGKAIEIGTDCSIASGVWMTTSDFHSIVTRDTGARLNPAKPVRVGNHVWIANQATLLKGTVIGDNAIVGAHAVVTGTVPPHCVAAGNPARIVRENVTWRSDLI is encoded by the coding sequence GTGTCCGACAAGGACATGCACATCGTCATCGAGTCGAATTGCCGATTCGATGTCGGCGAGGACGTGCGGCTGTCGATGGCCAACATCTATATCGGCCCCGGCTCGGTGCTGCGCATCGGCGACCGGACCGGCTTCACCGGGCTCGTCCATCTCAACCCCGTCGAGGGAAAGGCGATCGAGATCGGCACGGACTGCTCGATCGCGTCAGGCGTCTGGATGACGACGAGCGACTTCCACTCCATCGTCACCCGGGACACCGGCGCGCGGCTGAACCCGGCCAAGCCCGTGCGGGTCGGCAACCACGTCTGGATCGCCAATCAGGCCACGCTGCTCAAGGGCACGGTCATCGGCGACAACGCGATCGTCGGCGCGCACGCCGTCGTCACCGGGACGGTGCCGCCCCATTGCGTGGCCGCCGGCAACCCCGCGCGGATCGTGCGGGAGAACGTGACGTGGCGGTCCGACCTGATCTGA
- a CDS encoding glycosyltransferase yields the protein MKQIRGLYHRWARSGPVRASGNPLIRLAARRGLPAADDLVTADAQFAALAPHFDTAFYASWYGITADPVRDYLVHGWRAGRDPRPDFDSAAYLATHPHLARAGINPLLHALARRRAGREGAGEAAALPKPETAEAHRLARRLVDGAYYLAGNPDLAAAGVDPVDHYMASGWREGREPAPHFDTLAYCLSRGITFATRNPLVHYVLHGGKARPDPEAALALRIETLAPYFDAAHYRRCLPGPQAEALADASDTELLRHYVAEGWRARIGPRPDFDPASYVQARAGSRAVADDPFFRYVAETRLTGAEPFAGPHRLNLPAVDADWYRATYPDVGGREPFLHFAEAGWRELRDPGPGRSTLAALLRVCGLRPARAPVEDTGWLGAIGRETLDRDAFLDLQARLVAGHFDHGFYRARYGLSEAEDALRDYCDTGWRKGRNPRPDFNGWAYRAHHPSAEATGVPPFVHHLARALLRGDDLAGEAFNPRYGAPPAEEDAELFEQARLIEPLFDAPWYVKRYPDTRGFENGPAIHFLSHGQEEDRDPSKTFSTRFYRRAYGHLLGPRESPFLHYVRTGRAAGLMGCPEDLGTYPPMEAPAADDWDRLPRALPIAQARVVVIVPVYKGRGETLRALHACLSAPQATPFTLLAVNDRSPDPQLTAELAALAGRGLFHLVENERNLGFVRSVNRALGLRQGRAVVLLNSDAEVFGDWLDRLVAHAEHNAEHNAEPRAGSGTEGGAEAGAEAGAGMGAGLPVGSVTPLSNNATICSYPRFNANNTMPLEIARPDLDRVAAQVNRGRAVPVPTGVGFCMYMTAAALDAVGDLDAEAFGKGYGEENDWCLRATKAGFVNLLAEDVFVHHAGQISFGLDAGGEYDQGQAALLAKHPDYPARVGQFVQADPGRRGRARLDRARLARHFAGRALLYVTHSWGGGIQRHIDDMVALARAEGLSVVLLQIDRTRNLEVHVSYRGPEFLYLPNLDSLYLPRDAAELAEFVGQLAPVLIHVHSLAGLRWGAARALMAVVAGSGRPYAWTLHDYSPVCHRNHLVQPDGRYCGLAPVAECRSCLAVDADGFEEPDPGERRAAFGAFLAGAARVFAPSSDTAARIRTVYPDLSVTVRPHVEPERSVRSTALQRPGRIRRVAVLGAISLPEGGLFLQALASDARKRDLPLHFSIVGHSDPALTSGLERAGVAETGRYSTDDPTLDRVARAALQIAETSRHWEDDETLDLVTQVSADLVLLPSIWPETYAYALTLALRTGLPVAAFDLGAPAERLRGRPDGHLLPRALVTDPAACNDRLLAIDMTADDRRARLIQAATYEGLLRDYYDLATRHSSDRGAPANAL from the coding sequence TTGAAGCAGATCCGCGGCCTGTACCATCGCTGGGCGCGCTCCGGCCCGGTCCGCGCGAGCGGCAACCCGCTGATCCGGCTGGCGGCCCGCCGCGGCCTGCCGGCGGCGGACGATCTCGTCACCGCGGACGCGCAGTTCGCCGCCCTGGCCCCGCACTTTGACACGGCGTTCTACGCGAGCTGGTACGGGATCACGGCCGACCCGGTGCGCGACTACCTCGTCCACGGCTGGCGCGCGGGCCGCGACCCGCGCCCCGACTTCGACTCCGCCGCCTACCTTGCCACCCATCCCCACCTCGCCCGCGCCGGCATCAACCCGCTCCTGCACGCCCTCGCGCGCCGCCGCGCCGGACGTGAAGGGGCGGGGGAGGCGGCCGCCCTGCCCAAGCCCGAAACGGCCGAGGCCCACCGCCTCGCCCGCCGCCTCGTCGACGGCGCCTACTATCTCGCCGGCAACCCCGACCTCGCCGCCGCCGGCGTCGACCCGGTCGACCACTACATGGCCTCCGGCTGGCGCGAGGGCCGCGAGCCGGCGCCGCACTTCGACACCCTGGCCTACTGCCTCAGCCGCGGGATCACCTTCGCCACCCGGAACCCGCTGGTCCACTACGTCCTCCACGGCGGAAAGGCCCGCCCCGACCCGGAGGCCGCGCTCGCGCTGCGGATCGAGACGCTCGCCCCCTACTTCGACGCCGCCCATTACCGGCGGTGCCTGCCCGGACCGCAGGCCGAGGCGCTGGCCGATGCCTCGGACACGGAGTTGCTGCGCCACTACGTGGCGGAGGGCTGGCGGGCGCGGATCGGCCCGCGGCCGGACTTCGACCCGGCCAGCTACGTGCAGGCGCGGGCCGGCAGCCGGGCGGTCGCGGACGACCCGTTCTTTCGCTACGTCGCCGAGACCCGGCTGACGGGGGCCGAGCCGTTCGCGGGGCCGCACCGGCTGAACCTGCCGGCGGTGGACGCGGACTGGTACCGGGCGACCTACCCGGACGTGGGCGGGCGCGAGCCGTTCCTGCACTTCGCCGAGGCGGGCTGGCGGGAGCTGCGCGATCCCGGCCCGGGGCGCTCGACGCTGGCGGCGCTGCTGCGGGTCTGCGGGCTGCGGCCGGCGCGGGCGCCGGTCGAGGACACGGGCTGGCTGGGGGCGATCGGGCGGGAGACCCTCGACCGGGACGCGTTCCTGGACCTGCAGGCGCGGCTGGTGGCGGGGCATTTCGACCACGGCTTCTACCGGGCGCGCTACGGGCTGTCGGAGGCGGAGGACGCGCTGCGCGACTACTGCGACACCGGCTGGCGGAAAGGCCGCAACCCCAGGCCCGATTTCAATGGCTGGGCCTACCGCGCGCACCACCCCTCCGCGGAGGCGACGGGCGTCCCGCCCTTCGTCCACCACCTCGCCCGGGCCCTGCTGCGCGGCGACGACCTCGCGGGCGAGGCCTTCAATCCGCGCTACGGCGCTCCGCCGGCCGAGGAGGACGCGGAGCTGTTCGAGCAGGCCCGCCTGATCGAGCCGCTCTTCGACGCGCCCTGGTACGTCAAGCGCTACCCCGACACGCGCGGCTTCGAGAACGGCCCGGCGATCCACTTCCTGTCCCACGGCCAGGAGGAGGACCGCGACCCGAGCAAGACCTTCTCGACCCGCTTCTACCGCCGGGCCTACGGGCACCTGCTGGGTCCCAGGGAGTCGCCGTTCCTGCACTACGTGCGCACCGGCCGGGCCGCCGGGTTGATGGGCTGCCCCGAGGATCTCGGCACCTACCCGCCCATGGAGGCCCCGGCGGCCGACGACTGGGACCGCCTGCCCCGGGCCCTGCCCATCGCGCAGGCCCGCGTCGTCGTCATCGTCCCGGTCTACAAGGGCCGCGGCGAGACCCTGCGCGCCCTCCACGCCTGCCTGTCGGCGCCCCAGGCCACCCCCTTCACCCTGCTCGCCGTCAACGACCGCTCCCCCGACCCGCAGCTCACCGCGGAGCTGGCCGCCCTCGCCGGACGCGGCCTGTTCCACCTCGTCGAGAACGAGCGCAACCTCGGCTTCGTCCGCTCGGTCAACCGCGCCCTCGGCCTGCGCCAGGGCCGCGCCGTCGTCCTGCTCAACTCCGACGCTGAAGTCTTCGGCGACTGGCTCGACCGCCTCGTCGCCCACGCCGAACACAACGCCGAACACAACGCCGAGCCTCGGGCCGGGTCCGGCACGGAAGGAGGGGCAGAGGCTGGGGCAGAGGCCGGGGCAGGGATGGGCGCAGGGCTGCCCGTGGGCAGCGTCACGCCCCTGTCCAACAACGCCACGATCTGCTCCTACCCGCGCTTCAACGCCAACAACACCATGCCGCTCGAGATCGCCCGGCCCGACCTCGACCGCGTGGCCGCGCAGGTCAACCGCGGCCGCGCCGTGCCCGTGCCCACCGGCGTCGGCTTCTGCATGTACATGACCGCCGCCGCCCTCGACGCCGTCGGCGACCTCGACGCCGAGGCCTTCGGCAAGGGCTACGGCGAGGAGAACGACTGGTGCCTGCGCGCCACCAAGGCCGGCTTCGTCAACCTGCTCGCCGAGGACGTGTTCGTCCACCATGCCGGCCAGATCTCGTTCGGGCTCGACGCGGGCGGCGAGTACGACCAGGGCCAGGCGGCGCTGCTGGCCAAGCACCCCGACTACCCGGCCCGGGTCGGCCAGTTCGTCCAGGCCGATCCCGGCCGGCGCGGGCGGGCGCGGCTCGACCGGGCGCGGCTGGCCCGGCACTTCGCCGGGCGGGCGCTGCTGTACGTGACCCACAGCTGGGGCGGGGGCATCCAGCGGCACATCGACGACATGGTCGCGCTGGCCCGGGCCGAGGGCCTGAGCGTGGTGCTGCTGCAGATCGACCGGACCCGCAACCTCGAGGTCCACGTCTCGTATCGCGGCCCCGAGTTCCTGTACCTGCCCAACCTCGACAGCCTGTACCTGCCGCGCGACGCGGCCGAGCTCGCGGAGTTCGTCGGGCAGCTGGCGCCGGTTCTGATCCACGTGCACTCGCTGGCGGGGCTGCGCTGGGGCGCGGCGCGGGCGCTGATGGCGGTGGTGGCGGGCTCGGGGCGGCCCTACGCGTGGACGCTGCACGACTACTCGCCGGTGTGCCACCGCAACCACCTGGTGCAGCCGGACGGGCGCTACTGCGGCCTGGCGCCGGTGGCGGAGTGCCGGTCGTGCCTGGCGGTGGACGCGGACGGGTTCGAGGAGCCGGATCCGGGCGAGCGGCGGGCGGCGTTCGGGGCGTTCCTGGCCGGCGCCGCGCGGGTGTTCGCGCCGTCCTCCGACACGGCGGCCCGGATCCGGACGGTGTACCCGGATCTGTCGGTCACGGTGCGGCCGCACGTCGAGCCGGAGCGGTCGGTGCGCTCGACCGCCCTCCAGCGGCCCGGCCGAATCCGCCGCGTCGCCGTGCTCGGCGCGATCAGCCTCCCTGAGGGCGGCCTGTTCCTGCAGGCCCTAGCCTCGGACGCGCGCAAGCGGGATTTGCCGCTGCACTTCTCGATCGTAGGTCACTCGGACCCGGCCCTGACGAGCGGGCTGGAGCGCGCCGGCGTTGCCGAGACGGGGCGGTACTCCACAGACGATCCGACCCTCGACCGGGTCGCCCGGGCAGCCCTCCAGATCGCCGAGACCAGCCGCCACTGGGAGGATGACGAGACACTCGATCTCGTCACACAGGTCTCGGCCGACCTCGTGCTACTGCCGTCGATCTGGCCCGAGACCTACGCATACGCGCTGACCCTGGCCCTGCGCACCGGCTTGCCGGTGGCGGCTTTCGACCTCGGCGCGCCGGCCGAGCGGCTGCGCGGTCGGCCGGACGGCCATCTCCTGCCCCGCGCGCTCGTCACCGATCCCGCCGCCTGCAACGACCGCCTGCTGGCCATTGACATGACGGCGGATGACCGCCGCGCCCGGCTTATTCAAGCCGCGACCTACGAGGGCCTCCTGCGCGACTACTATGATCTCGCGACCCGCCACTCATCCGACCGGGGGGCACCGGCCAACGCACTTTAG
- a CDS encoding SDR family NAD(P)-dependent oxidoreductase encodes MAEAAGHILVVGASSGIGRAVAERFAGQGAVTALARRADRLAELAGAGIATVAADVTDLAAIGGVLQAVVAERGPLTGLVYCAGVQVIKPMRSLGAEEVERLYTTNLVAPTLFAAAFGSARISTRDAVFCAVSSVAAQRPEPAIVPYAASKAGLDVLIRGLARELAPRRAVAVSPGWLDTEMTQAHARLYGDDFKATLEKRSPAGAATVASVVDAIAFLMSPQARHVTGEILRVDGGAAL; translated from the coding sequence ATGGCGGAGGCCGCGGGACACATCCTCGTCGTCGGAGCGAGCAGCGGCATCGGCCGGGCCGTCGCGGAGAGGTTCGCCGGGCAGGGCGCGGTCACCGCCCTCGCTCGCCGGGCGGACCGGCTGGCCGAGCTCGCCGGTGCTGGGATCGCGACGGTTGCGGCGGACGTGACCGACTTGGCGGCGATCGGCGGCGTGCTTCAAGCCGTAGTCGCCGAGCGCGGTCCCCTGACGGGCCTCGTTTATTGCGCGGGCGTGCAGGTTATCAAGCCGATGCGCAGCCTCGGGGCGGAGGAGGTTGAGCGGCTTTATACGACGAACCTCGTCGCGCCGACCCTGTTCGCAGCAGCCTTCGGCAGTGCCCGGATCTCGACCCGGGACGCCGTGTTCTGCGCCGTCTCCTCGGTGGCCGCCCAGCGCCCGGAGCCGGCGATCGTTCCCTACGCCGCCTCGAAGGCGGGGCTCGACGTCCTGATCCGCGGCCTCGCGCGGGAACTCGCGCCCCGGCGGGCCGTCGCCGTGTCGCCGGGCTGGCTCGACACGGAGATGACCCAGGCGCATGCGCGCCTGTACGGCGACGACTTCAAGGCGACGCTAGAGAAGCGGAGCCCGGCCGGGGCGGCGACGGTGGCGTCAGTCGTCGACGCCATCGCGTTCCTGATGTCGCCGCAAGCGCGGCACGTGACCGGCGAGATCCTGCGGGTCGACGGCGGGGCCGCGCTGTGA
- a CDS encoding HAD-IIIC family phosphatase, with amino-acid sequence MTTARALSIGFVGNVVTNPFGKVAGRLANLATVSCEHLPIGQIEQVLAGPAAADVLIVHLDHRWFFDVAPDEAAVDRARGLAELVSARLARAPGTIILNTVPFVPVSSVESDLHDQLEALARVNAVLFDLARVQERVSVVDAAGALALLGFANAFRERNRYMYQMPYAPAAVDALSERYADAVAARLRARRKVVVVDADNTLWGGVVGEDGVENLEVDSDYPGIVHTQLQRQLLRLKGLGILLCAVTKNNEEDFRAVFAQRAMPLRLDDFVSYRSNWSEKSENIRDLAATLNLGLDSFIFLDDNPFEIEEVRARLPGVECHLFDRTRPEQAMALLDGIASLRARNVTAEDLAKTDQYRGEAQRQELQRSAASMDEYLASLEICVHIARNNPGSLRRVTQLINKTNQFNLITRRYTEDEVATAMHEGSVYAARVVDRFGDMGIVGVAIVRNGALETFLMSCRALGRRIESQVLRYICRKEADPELRAQYRPSTKNRMVETFLDENGFELLGSGPDGKNYRLTRGPDDTAYIHIVAE; translated from the coding sequence ATGACCACGGCTCGCGCCCTGTCGATCGGTTTCGTCGGAAACGTCGTCACCAACCCGTTCGGGAAGGTGGCGGGCCGCCTCGCGAATCTCGCCACGGTCTCGTGCGAGCATCTCCCCATCGGGCAGATCGAGCAGGTGCTGGCGGGACCCGCCGCCGCCGACGTCCTGATCGTTCATCTCGACCACCGCTGGTTCTTCGACGTCGCCCCGGACGAGGCGGCCGTGGACCGCGCGCGCGGCCTCGCCGAGCTGGTCTCGGCGCGGCTCGCCCGGGCACCGGGGACGATCATCCTCAACACCGTGCCGTTCGTGCCGGTCTCCTCCGTCGAGAGCGACCTCCACGACCAGCTGGAGGCGCTGGCGCGGGTGAACGCGGTGCTGTTCGACCTCGCCCGGGTGCAGGAGCGGGTCAGCGTCGTCGACGCCGCCGGCGCGCTGGCGCTGCTCGGCTTCGCCAACGCCTTCCGCGAGCGCAACCGGTACATGTACCAGATGCCCTACGCCCCGGCCGCCGTGGACGCGCTCAGCGAGCGCTACGCCGACGCCGTCGCGGCGCGGCTGCGGGCGCGGCGCAAGGTGGTGGTGGTCGACGCCGACAACACCCTCTGGGGCGGCGTCGTCGGCGAGGACGGCGTCGAGAACCTGGAGGTCGACAGCGACTATCCGGGGATCGTCCACACGCAGCTCCAGCGCCAGCTCCTGCGCCTGAAGGGCCTCGGGATCCTGCTCTGCGCGGTGACCAAGAACAACGAGGAGGATTTCCGCGCGGTCTTCGCCCAGCGCGCGATGCCGCTCCGCCTCGACGATTTCGTGTCCTACCGTAGCAACTGGTCGGAGAAGAGCGAGAACATCCGCGACCTCGCCGCGACCCTGAACCTCGGCCTCGACAGCTTCATCTTCCTCGACGACAACCCGTTCGAGATCGAGGAGGTGCGCGCCCGGCTCCCCGGCGTCGAGTGCCACCTGTTCGACCGGACGCGGCCCGAGCAGGCCATGGCCCTACTCGACGGCATCGCCTCCTTGCGCGCCCGGAACGTGACCGCCGAGGATTTGGCCAAGACCGATCAGTATCGGGGCGAGGCGCAGCGGCAGGAGCTGCAGCGCTCGGCCGCCTCGATGGACGAGTACCTCGCCTCGCTGGAGATTTGCGTTCACATCGCCCGCAACAATCCGGGCTCCCTGCGGCGCGTCACGCAGCTGATCAACAAGACCAACCAGTTCAACCTGATCACCCGGCGCTACACCGAGGACGAGGTCGCCACCGCCATGCATGAGGGCAGCGTCTACGCGGCCCGGGTGGTCGATCGCTTCGGCGATATGGGCATCGTCGGAGTCGCCATCGTCCGGAATGGCGCGCTCGAGACCTTCCTGATGAGCTGCCGGGCGCTGGGGCGCCGCATTGAGAGCCAAGTTCTGCGCTACATCTGCCGAAAGGAGGCCGATCCGGAGCTGCGGGCCCAGTATCGCCCGAGCACGAAGAACCGGATGGTCGAGACCTTCCTGGACGAGAACGGGTTCGAACTCCTCGGCTCTGGCCCCGATGGCAAGAACTATCGACTGACTCGAGGACCGGATGACACCGCATACATCCACATCGTCGCGGAGTGA